The nucleotide sequence TGGGtcaaacatttaaaagtaatttcaagtagtttatttttattgtaaactACCTGTTCAcacatttctttaatttctaagtAACCTGTCTTATAAGCAGcagacacaaacaaaataatgacCTTCTTGTTTAGCTTAAACTTTGTATCAGGCTCTTGCTGTTTCCCTAGCTCTCCCCCCACTGGGATAGGTTATCATCCATTCAGCAGAAAGAGACTTTTCTTTTACATTGGGAAGGCTTTGATACTCTTTGCAGTTTCAGAACACTACTGTCAGGGAAGAGAATTTAGTATttaggagaagagaaaaagtgtTCCTACATCCTTATTTTCAGTAAGGCCATCAGCTATGGATCATACCTTTGGAACGTATTTAGCTACAGTATATTTAAAATcatattgaattatttttaatcaattGAAAAGTGTTTATTCTGTACAGCTGTGATTCATGAAGAGCACTACAACCAAAAAGAGCACCAAAGCATTCCGAGTACTGTACATCTCAGATATAAGAGTTAAGACTGGATGCATTAAATTGTATGCCTAAAAAGTTTCCTGAAtcatattttagaaaaacaggaataaaaaattCAGGAGAATTCCataagtctgaaaaaaaaaaataaatttcttttaaagaccATCAGCCCGCTTGCTGACTATGAAATCCTCAAGTGTCAGTAGCATACCACTAAACTCATGACAGGAAGTAAACGTTGCAAGCTTTCTAAAGGCCTGTAAAAAGAAGGTCCCATTTTTGAgacttcaaaattaaaacaaattttgacATAACAAAGAAATTGCCTTCCTAATTTCCACAGAAACTGGATTACTGAGATTCccttttaatttcagtgcaACAGCCCAACACTGGACAAAAGTGCCTAACAAGTGAGAACGGGAAACAGAATATCCTCCTTACTGCTAGTGGTAGGAATAACAGCTGCCATGGGGGAAACAGGCCAAATTAATAGAGAATGATGCAAGGTAGGACTAAAGAGCTGCCACTGAGGAAGAGAGAATTCTTTATGGCCTGGggaacatttttaatttctttcccacTTAAGGCTGTTTCTTTTACCTCTTGTACATTAACAAAATTAAGTTGGAAATAGAAGATTTTATCTTGCTCTTCAAAATAAGGAAGTTTAGCAAAATGCTAGTTGGATAGCTGCTAAGTGCTTCAAAAGGGATGAAACTATAGAGCATGTTCAGCAgtgatttgaaaaataacatggaTTATGAATGAATAAGCCCTGATTTTTCCTGAGCTCCATTATAAGAAGTAAAAAACAACATAAATGTGACACTATTTTAATTGTAACAAACCCGTGGCACCACACAATTTCCTTTGTGCTTACAAATGgcttatttttcaaacattatGATAACTGCTTTAAAGTGCAGCTAACATGATTGTTTTTCACAGCTTTAGCTATAGCACCTAAATTAAATTTGCATCTTTGAGACTTTTAGTAGTTATTTGCAACTATTAATTACTatgctatatatttttattagtgccttaaaagctatttcagtaaataaagcttctgaagaataaattacaaatattaaatGACAAGCAGGTTAATTTCTAATTTGCAGCGTGCATTTAAACTCAGAGGTCACTAAATTGCAATTGTCTACTTAAAAAACTCTATTTTAGTCAAGGTCAGCCGCGTGTTTAGCGTGcgatgttaattaaaaaaaaatcattgataCTCACCAGGAGAAAATGGAGTCCTATTAGAAGTACATTCTTGACTTATATTGCTAAACTCTGTAGATAAGTCTCTCTGAAATACAAGTTTACTGCATTTTAGCCACACACCCTGTTTAAATCACTTCTTCATTGAACAAAAGTATATTTAAGTACTAATTACGTATGCATCTGCTACACCATCCAGATATGTTGGCACTGCACAAATGTATTTACaggactaaaaaaaaatccaaagtttCCATACATACATAACATCAAAAACGCAGTCTATTTCATGGTGACTTTTTTAATATCAATATTGATGTACGTAAACAGGTCAAAACATAGTGCCTAGAACTTAGGTACGAGCAGAATAAACCACCAAACTGTTCTTTGCCTGTACTAACAATTACATCTTTGGCTGCCATTACCTTAACAAAACAGGCATACCTTCTACTTCTGGTTGATATTCAGAAATGCAGCTCCTTGGTCCTAAAAAATTAGCCTATATATGAACTGAAATTCATTCAACTTAAATGCTTAGAACTCAAAAGTCTATTTTAAGCTAGTTTCCCAAGCTTCTAAATAAAAGAGGGCTCTTTTAAGAAAGGTTCTCAGTTTAACTCGGTCTAGCTTAGAAATGATTGTtcataaaaaaggaaacagcattAATGTTGTACTAACAATAAATGCTTTTTAGTACGATTTtctaatttcaaaatttaaaaaatccaacacTCAAACATCATTTAGAGTTTTTTCACCAATGAATTATTGTTATGATTTGAAATCTCAGTCTTTGATGAAGTGTATCACTTTATACACTGGAGTAATTATATCAGTTAACAGAGGAATATTATACCCAAATAAGTGAATGAGGGAGAAATAGTAGGTACTGTGTcagaagaagctgaaaaaaacctgtaataATGGataccaaattaaaaaaaaaaccaaaaaattaaaaaagatagATATCTGCACTGACTACTTCTGCTCAATTCCTTTCATTGAAACGGATTTCGAAGCTTTCAGATTTTCCCAGAGCTAAATGCACAGCTGCTGCTACTTTGGCAGCAGTGCAAGACAGATCTTAGTGTTCCTGCTATGTTGATTAGATGCCAAAAGTTCCCCAAACATGCAAGACTAAGAAGAAAAGAGACATTCTGGCTTGCTTCTATATCTGTGAAGCACAAGTTGGACAGAATTTCGTGATATAAAGAAGCAGCAATTCTCTGGCCCAAAGGATTTTCTTGGCAGTTTTCAAACGCCTATTGGAAAAAAGGTTAGGgttttgaagactttttttttttttatataaaaaccagctttcttttctttgaaaaagacaAGCAACAATGCCACACAGAAACTAAATACAAACTTGTTTCTGCAGATGACTTCTTCAATAACAGGCAGTACAGAACTACTATTATCTTACTGGAAATTTTTCAGTGATACTAATGTTAAGTATTTTCCAAATACCATTCCAAACCTTTGAACAACTGCAATAATCATGTTACTGAGGTAATAAGTCCAATTTACAGAAATAGAAGAACATGCCTAGTCTGAAACACAAGCTTTCCTGTGCTGCTACTGTCATAAATACAGCAACTATCTCTTGAAGAGAATACACTTGAAAGAGGAGTAAAACTGCCTATGGCTGTTGAGCTGAAGGCCTCTTGAGACTGctagcagaagaaaacattatcATTGGTGGTGTTATCTGGACATATGTCCACTGTTAATTAAATTACAATAACCATgagaaatttatttcaaatagtaAATCACTTGAGTCATTACTGACTtgaaactgtgtttaaaaaaagtgacTGAGATTGTCAATCCTTACCATTTGAGCTACAGCCTTTAGAAATAACCTAGTGATCAATCTAAACACGTCTTCGTTTCAAGACTTTGCATAACTAGCACGCTttcaaagcacacagaaaaagatgTGTCTCATACACAAGTATTAGTGACTTTTTCGAATTTGCAGCACTAGCACCACATTCAGAACGCCTGGTAACaagtaaattaaacatttttataactACAGAGAAATATATGCAACACTGATCAACTATTTTCCACAGGGGTTTTCAACTTCTGGAAAACATCTGACAGTATCTGAAGAATACACGAGACATATGCAAATACACTTCAAAATTAAGCATGTGATCCCCAAATTGATGCCATGGCTCTCTGCATCTCACAttacatatgcacatatatgAAATTATATAATCTGCATACAAGAACCTTTcaacagcatgaaaaataagACTTTTAATGCAACAAAATACTTGATTTGCTCTGACTAACATGCCAAAGGTAGCCACATCGCAACTGTAGCAATctcacacatttaaaaattcaatGAACACCACAGACAAGAAATAGGAAGGTGGGGGAGTGGCatgcaaaaaggagaaagacCATTGATTAGGCTAGAAATTTTGAAGAGTCACAAACTAAGAATAGGACTAAAATAAGAATTAACTTTTCCATTAATCTTGTGTTTTCCATTGAGCATGCCATCTATTTTTGTTAATGATAGTAGGAAATATCCGTATCTGATCAGAGTTTGGAGAATTAAGAAACAGACATTCAACTGTAACAGCAACATTTGCAGGCCAGTATAAGAAATTCAGAATAATGCAGACCAGAATAAGGAAACCCTTAAATGTGTCACTAGCATGATGAAATTCTCAACTACAGAAACATTAAGCTTTCAAAGACAACATAATTGAGTCTTCAAAAGCTTCCTTCTACAAGTTTGCTAGGCAATTAACACAGTCGTTACGCGTGAAAACAGGCATAGCTACACCTTCTCTtcctacaaggaaaaaaatttccaataGAGAGCTTTGCTCCGTAGAGCATgagaaaataacagaatttaaaagttaagaaaaaaataccaccaaCTCCATAAACAGCACTTCCATTCAGATCACATTTTTAAGAAGAGTGAAAAGCACCCATCAGGAAGcaggaagaacagaaacaggCTGACAACATTGTGTCAGGGCAATTTCTGctgtagaagaaaaacagaagttaacATACCTTTTTGGATTGCAACAACAGTTCTGTTTCAAGAAGCAGAACTCGACTCAACAAGTTACTCCAGTCCTTCTCATCTATGATCACCTTTCCGTTCAGTTTCTCTTCTAAAACATGTAGTTTGTCTTCCATCCAATCTAGCTTGTTAAGCTTTTCCTGGCAATCAGCAAGCTGACTCTTTAGGAACTCAATCTGACAATTATCTTCTATGACCTGAAAATATGGATAAAGAACACATCCTCTAATTTCAAAACAGATCTAATTCATCAGTCAGTCAATTAAATTAATTGGAATCTTCCTCAAATTCAATAAGCACATTCTGCTacattacaaaaattatttttctttcagaactgCCATAAGATGCCTATTCACGGAACTTGGCTTCTAAAGAAACTGTTGACAGAACTGGCTCTTGAAAGGACACTACAAtttaactgacttttttttccaatatatttattatatatctTTTAGTTAGTTATACTTAAGGAGCATCCAGCTATCTTTCTAAAACCTTTATCCCTTTAGAAAAGCCCTGGAAGAAAAGTTAATACATGTGGACAGCATCTTAAAAGTTCTTACTTGTTCACATTTAACTTCCACAACATCATGATCTAGGTACAATTCTTCTTCGTTACCTCCCTGTGCTGGAAGGGGTAGTGGATGAAGGTCATCACTAACTTCATTTCCGGAATGCCGTTCTACTTGAGGCTTCTTTTgagcatgttaaaaaaaaattcactggtGTTATTCATTACAAGAATATTTCAATTCATCAGCCAAGTAACTGACACAAAAGACCTATCATTTTAGTAtttactgatttatttaaaactgaCAACATTATCCCAGCTGGCTGCAAAACACAGAAGGCAACAGCAGgcagtttaatttaaaatatgatatAGTCATGAAAGAACTGTAAAACAAATATGCACACACTTCACCACGTGTACTGTGTACCTTGGTTCCCTTCCATAAGCAGTAATGAAGGCAATAATGTCATCTCTTATTGTAAGGGTTGTTCGATTTCTAAGTGTGGATTGGGAGGTATGAATCTCACTCTATGTATTAATACATGTACAGGCAGTTCCAACATCAAAACCTCCACTCAAACATTCAGGGAATAAAAAAGTTTAACTCAGAAGATTAGAACCCTCTCTTTTCCTTGACAACTGTCAGCAAAATAGCCCTACTAAGctacacatttaattttctttgaatgCTTCCCTTAGAACAAAATAAGAGACAAATTTTGCCTCTCTTTCCAGGCCAAGAGAAGCATAACGAATAAGATCAAGTGTTACTCTTGTAAAACCAAAGCGAACAGGAATGTTACATTAAGAAATCTTTGCTGAACAGATCCAgacaaaagagcaaaaaggGTTTTGAAAGCTGCAATGTTTGAAAACATTGCAATCTTAGGCTAAACGCACTTCAGTCTCCAAACAGGATGTACATTATTTTTCCAGTAGCATCTTCATGTTCATTGCTTTCCCTTCATTTGATACAATTCAAATGTTAAACAACAGTAGTAGATAACTACCACCAAGACTTTGACTTCAACTATTCATTAAAAGAGGGAAGCAATATACTCTTCATTTCAGCTATTATTTCAGTCAGCCACACTTtggagaaaaaccaaaaacaaaaacacccaagTGGTCTGATCAGCATTAAAACCTAAATGAAAGCACACAGTCCAGAAAGAGCCTGACCTGTTACAGATGAGATCAACCTTTAGACACACAAcataaaatctattttcataCCTGTTTTGAATTCAGAGCACTGCCACTAGAATCAGCAAGGACATTTGACCATACttcatatttaaaagatttgaGTTTTTTCCTTGTTTGGGATTTAACCTTCAAAGTGAAGAGGAGAATATATTATGCTTCTAATGGGGTGCGGGAGGATGCATGCAGCATGTTGACACATCCCATTTTCTGCCATCATTAACAAGCAGGAATATTGCATAGCACACATATTTAAACCTATGCAGTACAATAATgcctaaaaaaattaaatattaccCAAATTTACAGAGAAAACATCAGGAAGTAAATGACATATTCATATTCATTAGCGCCTATGTGAGGCTGCCTCAAAGCTGGTCCTAACAAGAAAAGACAACTTGCACCAGAGTTGAaagacaaatatgaaaaaaatgtagttatCCTCccaaaagtgaaaaatgaagtaTACAGAAGTCCTGAAGGCTGTtataaactgaaatgaaacaaaatcctGCAAAATACGAAGACTGAAAGTTCCTTCTATTAAAGCATACACTGATACACAGCATATTGATAAAAAACCCAATGCCTTAGCAATGTAAAACAAATatgattaatgaaaataataatttgagaTGTATTTGTGTTTCAGTGGTATACAAATATcatgtttaaattaaatgttacaAGAGCATCAACATATCaaatagttttgctttgtttttaagtatACCTCCAAAGTCTACCAAGTTACCCAGTCACTATGTTGAGTATACATCACTTATGGTAAAGATACCAAGTACTAGATTTATTCCACATGACATCACTCCAGCATCTTACAATGAAACTTCATACTAATTTCCCCCTATTTTGACTATCAGTGATGCTGCACCTTCATCTAACCACTCTTCAGCTTCTACCTGCAGCATCAAGCATGTCAAAAGAAACTTGTCTCATAATAAAGTTACCATTTAACCAGTACCTTGTTTGAGTTACTTAATTCCTTATGTTTCTTCACCACACAGTTGATAATGTCACAaacaatttgcatttttctttcagcaaagcCAAACTGAAGAAACTGCTGTTTCGTTAAAATTGGTTTATATTGAAAATGGTCTCGAAGAAGCTGCAACAAAATAAGAGTTTACTTCACTTTCAAAATCACCACGCAATTTGCTATAGAGATGGTATGCTCAGGTTCTTATTTTTCGAcagtcttttcttttattttgcacttcGGCAGTTAAACCTTTTCTCATTTGGTTATACATTCTTAGCTGTTTTTTCTAACCAGACTTCCAACATATTTcttccagaaacatttttttttactcataTCACTCTTGTAAAGTTTAATTCACAGTTTTAAGattcattaaataaatgattgtagatattaatattttaaaagttaaataaaaacttTCCAAAGCAAATGCATAATAAAAAGTTGCATTAATCTCAGCAAATGCATCAGAGGGCTAAGTAAGGCTCTCAGAGATCCTCTTTGTAAAGGAGTCTCTATCCTCCTCAGACGGTAAACTAGTCTGAATAAGCTAATACTCGCTAATATATCCAGCCAACTTTTACAAACATGTGCTTATCAATATATTTAAGGAtagttcaaaattattttcattcagtTAAGAATTTTATTTGATTCCAACTTATAAACTATTAAGAATTGGACTTTGTGTATTAATTTTGCatggtgttttaaaataactgtatttcttaactgtgttttcattataattattgaagtttgctgtgattttttggTTATGATTTCTTCTGAGGTCACTTCTATAAAACCTATTgtgtaataaatatttcaatattctCCACATTCTCCACAGAATATTACTGATTCTGCAGTCATCTCAGAATTGCAATCTGGCTAACAACATCCAGCCTTATTTTCATGACAATCTAAATAAGGACTTACCACACAGTGACTTACTACTCATCTTAAATCCTAACAGAATTACAATTCACATTCATCGCCtaaaattttttactttctagTAAAACCCATACTAGATGTTTAATGAGGCCATACTCAAAACCATGTCTCTTCTGCAAAGAACATAAAGACAGATACCTTATAAATAGCTTCAATAAAACGCAAGTCGCTCTTTGCTGTGAGTTCCACATCACACTTTACCAAAAGTTCTGCTATATAAGTTGAAAAAGATGTAAAACAATAGCTGATGATAGGCAAAAATGCAGCTGGATCACCCTTTACTAACCTATTgagaaacaaaagtattttacaCAGCAGAAGATAACAAAACCTTTTCGTTACATGAATTCAAACATTTAACTTGAAAGGTGCTTTAATATACTGAACGTTATACCCAAGTGTCTcctttattttaagatttttttcctggtataccTCATTCATCAGTCTTTACTGTTATCTGTTAAGTGCTCAAAACAATGCTTTTGTGACCCtcatataattttaatattgttaGGTCTGAAGCCCACCAGCATTCCCATCTCAACATTCAAcactctgtgttttttttttaaatctttagaAGATAAAATTTCCTGAAGAAAGTTTTGCTAGCACTTATAAAGAAATTAGAAAGGTGAGAGATTaatcaaagaaaagagaaaaacaacagaagaaaagagcaagatAGTGATACACTTCAGGATTAGTCTAAGGATCACGCAAAGAAGCAAAACTGCATTCTTTTACCTTCCTGTTCACATGTATGAAACCCCAGCTACCCACAGACATATGCCCTGCCTACTCACCACTGGGTGCAATGCTAATATTTATACATATCTTGTATACAGATCTTGCTGTCATCATGTATTAGCATAAATTTATTCACACCACCACTTACATTGTATAATCCACATCTCTTGGATAATTTAACAAGCGAAGTCCTTGttctatttttcttaaacttccTTTTAGGTCTCCTGTTGCCATCATTCCAAATGCTATTCTTCTTTCAGATTATGAAATAAAGGTAACGTAGTACAGTctcctccttaaaaaaaattatgtacacaaaaattacaaaatgcaaGAGAATTATCACTGAAATTCAAAggtttttgctccttttttctACACACTACTATTTACAAAGTGTTACAATACAGCACAGAGCTAGGGTTCAATACCAATTAATATCAGTCATCATCTTCATTCATTCTAAATGGGATCAGGTAGTAATCCTAAATCTGATCAACTATCAAAGATCTTTAAAGATATCTGAAAACATATAAGAATTTAGGGCTGGCTTAAATCCAGTAAACCTGAGTGAAAAGAAGTTTCTTCACTATTTCAAAGGAGCGGAAACTCCAGAAGCAGTAAAAACCTTTTGCGTTCTTCAGTTTAGAATTCTTATCCTTTTCTTCACTAGGCCCCAAGATCACTGACCAAAAGAGCAATGTTTGGACATGTAAACGTCAGAAGGCAGGACTAGCAACTCATCACAGACAATACTTCTCTATTTGGATGATCCATTAAATACACTTAAAATTGTTCAcgtggccgggggggggggggggggggggaagggaacgGGTAACAGGCTGCGTAGATATCCCAAAATAAGTGCAAGTTTACTGGGATGATAACCAAACGGACCCTGTTTAGCTTCTACATTATAACACACAGGTTGAGAACTACTTGTAATATATTGTGGGTTTTGCTTCACAGAAGAAGGACTCTTCTAAGGACTCAGTGCAAACTACAAAAAGGTGCCTTTGTCCCTGCAGAACTATTCGGCAAGGAAACTGAAGACTGcaagaaaggggagggggaaaagaaaaaaaaaaaaaagaaggaagaaaaaaatcacacaaccACACATACAACAAAAGAGAATCAGCAAAGCATAAAATCACCATCATCCAAATCAGTTTTCAGACCTATCAATGGGATAACTAAATACAGAATGCTCacaattttaatacattttgcCAAACAGAACTGATTAGTAAATTCTCaaatggaggaagaggagactgCAGagattaatatataaataagtaaatattgCCTTAATAGATCTTAAAATACTGGGAACTCCCCCTGGCTGGCAGAGAGTAAAAAGAAACACCTGAAGCAGTATCTTCAAATATCACGTACTAATAATAATCTTAAGAACCTTGTCCCTAACTCCACTGCTTCATACTACTTTCATATTTAGAGACAACATACAAGTACTATTTACTGTATCTTGCAACTGTTTGTTTATAAGGAACTAATATTAATTCTTCTTCAACACAAGGCTTTAAAAGAACAGCCTGAATGATAGCCCAACACTTAAAgtcacaaatgaaaacaaatgaccTGCATCTTATTACTCTGGACAGATGGATGGAGCTTGAGAAAGTCTATTAGCAAACTGCCAAACTCAGTGggttcagaaaacaaatactttgAAGCCTACCAATCCAAGCAGTGAAGAGGCATTGCCTCACAGCCTATACATGAAGGGGTACtatcaaaatacaaaattttataTCATTTCTCTTGCTGACGTGAGATTCagaccaaaaaacccaaatggtCCAAAGAGATTATGCCTAGCCTTGTCAGAAATCAAATCCAATGGGTACtccactttgcagctttattcCGTGGTCCTACCCCTTAAAGCAATGAGTCTTTTTGAAAGGAACTTCCTGACCACACACTTCACttatagtaagaaaaaaaacaacaccaaccTATTAAAAGCTTGCACTCACaaaggggtttggttttttgttttgatttttttttc is from Phalacrocorax carbo chromosome 4, bPhaCar2.1, whole genome shotgun sequence and encodes:
- the CEP44 gene encoding centrosomal protein of 44 kDa isoform X3, with amino-acid sequence MMATGDLKGSLRKIEQGLRLLNYPRDVDYTMLVKGDPAAFLPIISYCFTSFSTYIAELLVKCDVELTAKSDLRFIEAIYKLLRDHFQYKPILTKQQFLQFGFAERKMQIVCDIINCVVKKHKELSNSNKVKSQTRKKLKSFKYEVWSNVLADSSGSALNSKQKPQVERHSGNEVSDDLHPLPLPAQGGNEEELYLDHDVVEVKCEQVIEDNCQIEFLKSQLADCQEKLNKLDWMEDKLHVLEEKLNGKVIIDEKDWSNLLSRVLLLETELLLQSKKRDLSTEFSNISQECTSNRTPFSPAL
- the CEP44 gene encoding centrosomal protein of 44 kDa isoform X1, which produces MMATGDLKGSLRKIEQGLRLLNYPRDVDYTMLVKGDPAAFLPIISYCFTSFSTYIAELLVKCDVELTAKSDLRFIEAIYKLLRDHFQYKPILTKQQFLQFGFAERKMQIVCDIINCVVKKHKELSNSNKVKSQTRKKLKSFKYEVWSNVLADSSGSALNSKQKPQVERHSGNEVSDDLHPLPLPAQGGNEEELYLDHDVVEVKCEQVIEDNCQIEFLKSQLADCQEKLNKLDWMEDKLHVLEEKLNGKVIIDEKDWSNLLSRVLLLETELLLQSKKRDLSTEFSNISQECTSNRTPFSPDTERKEEMPESLHQPSGYSSLLSTDPSPRAMTVNSCGLTDISKETTRQRMERISKIIEETSELLKTSSNTFEKT
- the CEP44 gene encoding centrosomal protein of 44 kDa isoform X2, with the protein product MWIIQSELLVKCDVELTAKSDLRFIEAIYKLLRDHFQYKPILTKQQFLQFGFAERKMQIVCDIINCVVKKHKELSNSNKVKSQTRKKLKSFKYEVWSNVLADSSGSALNSKQKPQVERHSGNEVSDDLHPLPLPAQGGNEEELYLDHDVVEVKCEQVIEDNCQIEFLKSQLADCQEKLNKLDWMEDKLHVLEEKLNGKVIIDEKDWSNLLSRVLLLETELLLQSKKRDLSTEFSNISQECTSNRTPFSPDTERKEEMPESLHQPSGYSSLLSTDPSPRAMTVNSCGLTDISKETTRQRMERISKIIEETSELLKTSSNTFEKT